The following proteins are encoded in a genomic region of bacterium:
- a CDS encoding acyl-CoA dehydrogenase family protein produces the protein MSESRNIPIYRPANYYSEDAFFQKVLRRHLAPAELAWSERYCQEMGRLAAAELTPLVPITDLRRPEHVPYDAAGQRVDRIDYDRSYLEIARKAYSFGIIGLGHSPDFVRENRSYTPLLKFGLGYLFSQAGSVLYCPICMTDGTLQLLKKHASPEMKAKWIPRLTELDWEKFYDGAMYLTEVQGGSDVGANTCIAKQEKGEWRLYGEKWFCSNIGSKTAMVLARPEGAPEGTKGLGLFLLPRDLESGERNKILVNRVKNKLGTCEMATAEIELQGALAYPVGELSRGFAYMTGMLNLSRIYNAIWSVGLMRRAFLEAKHYAAGRRAFGKPIVQYPLVAATLEAMERDTEKAVALTFDVLQHFDKVERGQGGAEDEAMLRLMTPVIKFFTAEKAIEAAHRGIEILGGNGCVEDFPLAKILRDSQILAIWEGTANILSLDLLRVLRKGGTGEIFLKRSAARLEKLPAGALREDLGHRLAALETDFQALLRGQDGHGGELACREVAWRVALLAQDLAHQEITSLSK, from the coding sequence ATGAGCGAGAGCCGAAACATCCCGATTTACCGTCCGGCCAACTACTATTCGGAGGATGCTTTCTTTCAGAAGGTGCTGCGGCGGCACCTGGCCCCGGCCGAGCTGGCCTGGAGCGAGCGGTATTGCCAAGAAATGGGCCGGCTGGCCGCCGCCGAGCTCACGCCGCTGGTGCCGATCACCGATCTCCGCCGGCCCGAGCACGTGCCTTACGACGCCGCCGGCCAGCGCGTCGACCGGATCGATTATGACCGGAGCTATCTGGAGATCGCCCGCAAGGCTTATAGCTTCGGCATCATCGGCCTCGGCCATTCGCCGGATTTCGTCCGCGAGAATCGGTCCTACACGCCGCTGCTCAAGTTCGGCTTGGGCTACCTCTTCTCCCAGGCCGGCTCGGTCCTCTACTGCCCGATTTGCATGACCGACGGGACTTTGCAGCTCCTCAAGAAGCACGCCTCGCCCGAGATGAAGGCGAAATGGATCCCGCGCTTGACCGAGCTCGATTGGGAAAAGTTTTACGACGGCGCGATGTACTTGACCGAGGTCCAGGGCGGCTCCGACGTCGGCGCCAACACCTGCATCGCCAAGCAGGAAAAGGGCGAATGGCGGCTCTACGGCGAGAAGTGGTTCTGCTCCAACATCGGATCCAAGACCGCGATGGTCCTGGCCCGGCCCGAGGGCGCGCCCGAAGGCACCAAGGGGCTGGGGCTTTTCCTCCTGCCGCGCGATCTCGAAAGCGGCGAGCGCAACAAGATCCTGGTCAACCGGGTCAAGAACAAGCTCGGCACCTGCGAGATGGCCACCGCCGAAATCGAGCTCCAAGGCGCCCTGGCTTATCCGGTCGGCGAGCTCAGCCGGGGGTTCGCCTACATGACCGGCATGCTCAATCTCTCGCGGATCTACAACGCGATCTGGTCGGTCGGACTGATGCGGCGGGCCTTCCTCGAGGCCAAGCATTATGCCGCCGGCCGCCGGGCCTTCGGCAAGCCGATCGTCCAATATCCGCTGGTGGCGGCCACCCTGGAGGCGATGGAGCGGGACACCGAAAAAGCGGTGGCGCTCACCTTCGACGTGCTCCAGCACTTCGACAAAGTCGAGCGCGGTCAAGGCGGGGCCGAGGATGAAGCCATGCTCCGCTTGATGACCCCGGTGATCAAGTTCTTCACCGCCGAGAAAGCCATCGAAGCGGCTCATCGCGGCATCGAGATCCTGGGCGGCAACGGCTGCGTCGAGGATTTCCCGCTGGCCAAGATCCTGCGTGATAGTCAAATCCTCGCGATCTGGGAAGGTACCGCCAACATCCTCTCGCTCGATCTGCTGCGAGTGTTGCGCAAGGGTGGCACCGGCGAAATTTTCCTCAAGCGCTCGGCGGCCCGCTTGGAGAAGCTTCCAGCCGGAGCGCTGCGGGAAGACCTCGGTCATCGGCTCGCCGCTTTGGAGACCGATTTCCAAGCCCTACTCCGGGGACAAGACGGGCACGGCGGCGAACTAGCCTGCCGCGAGGTGGCCTGGCGAGTGGCCCTGTTGGCTCAAGACTTGGCCCATCAAGAAATAACTTCTCTTTCAAAATGA
- a CDS encoding prohibitin family protein, whose product MAEVIQLKRGAGILKYIILGLIIAFVLLKSFVVIPAGNVGVKIFFGKVDPIPLAAGFHVVNPLLNIEKMSVRTQELTEQAVVPSREGLSVNLDVSLLYSLIPDRAAEVYRTIGPGYVAVVLEPQFRSVIRGTTASYDAKALYTSERELISEEMMKHLEPLLAVRGIKVEKVLLRAMTLPQILSEAIERKLEAEQQAEQMKFVLERERQEADRKRVEAEGVADFQKKVAEGLTDSYLKWKGIEATQKLSESGNSKVVIIGAGSSGLPVILGSDGAR is encoded by the coding sequence ATGGCCGAAGTCATTCAACTCAAGCGGGGCGCGGGAATTCTCAAGTATATCATCCTCGGGCTGATCATCGCCTTCGTCCTGCTCAAGTCTTTCGTCGTGATTCCGGCGGGTAACGTCGGGGTTAAAATATTTTTCGGAAAAGTCGATCCGATTCCGCTGGCCGCCGGCTTCCATGTCGTGAATCCGCTGCTCAACATCGAGAAGATGAGCGTCCGGACCCAGGAGCTGACCGAGCAGGCGGTGGTGCCGAGCCGGGAAGGCCTTTCGGTCAACCTCGACGTCAGCCTGCTCTATTCGCTGATTCCGGACCGGGCGGCCGAGGTTTACCGGACCATCGGGCCGGGCTACGTCGCGGTCGTCCTCGAGCCCCAGTTCCGCTCGGTGATCCGCGGGACCACCGCCAGCTACGACGCCAAAGCCCTCTACACCTCGGAGCGCGAGCTGATCTCCGAGGAGATGATGAAGCACCTCGAGCCCTTGCTGGCGGTCCGCGGCATCAAGGTCGAGAAGGTCCTGCTTCGGGCCATGACCCTGCCGCAAATTCTTTCGGAAGCGATCGAGCGCAAGCTGGAGGCCGAGCAGCAGGCCGAGCAGATGAAGTTCGTCCTCGAGCGCGAGCGCCAGGAAGCCGACCGCAAGCGGGTCGAGGCCGAGGGCGTCGCCGACTTCCAGAAAAAAGTCGCCGAGGGCCTGACCGATTCCTATCTGAAGTGGAAGGGCATCGAGGCGACGCAGAAGCTTTCGGAAAGCGGCAACAGCAAGGTCGTCATCATCGGAGCCGGTTCCAGCGGCTTGCCGGTGATCCTGGGTTCGGATGGGGCGAGATAA
- a CDS encoding DUF3047 domain-containing protein codes for MRSHWAKFGLVLGILGICGGTVQAEQLVVDGLAASTPGEFPKNWKTYPFHYGKAERVYKVAEEGGRRFIRASDSEDISVPIAKDFKWDIAKYPYFKFRWRAQKLPAGAREDSPATNDSACAVYVGFGRTSALKYVWSTSLPPGSYWAKNPGKFVIISKESGGGSVGQWKEETVAVKEDFERYFGKPMGDKKPSGAGVMTDGNAVHQPAACDYADFRISSTP; via the coding sequence ATGAGGAGTCATTGGGCCAAATTCGGTTTGGTGCTCGGCATTTTAGGGATCTGCGGCGGAACTGTCCAAGCCGAGCAGCTCGTCGTCGACGGCTTGGCGGCTTCGACCCCCGGCGAATTTCCGAAGAATTGGAAGACTTATCCTTTCCACTACGGCAAGGCCGAGCGAGTCTACAAAGTCGCGGAAGAGGGCGGGCGCCGCTTCATCCGGGCCTCGGACAGCGAGGATATCTCGGTGCCGATCGCCAAGGACTTCAAATGGGACATCGCCAAATATCCTTACTTCAAGTTCCGCTGGCGGGCGCAGAAGTTGCCGGCCGGCGCCCGCGAGGATTCGCCGGCGACCAATGACAGCGCCTGCGCGGTCTACGTCGGCTTCGGCCGGACTTCGGCCTTGAAGTACGTTTGGAGCACCTCGCTGCCACCCGGCTCCTACTGGGCGAAGAACCCCGGCAAGTTCGTCATCATTTCCAAGGAGAGCGGCGGCGGCTCGGTCGGCCAATGGAAGGAAGAGACCGTCGCGGTGAAGGAAGATTTCGAGCGCTACTTCGGTAAGCCGATGGGCGACAAGAAGCCTTCGGGCGCCGGCGTCATGACCGACGGCAATGCGGTTCACCAGCCGGCGGCTTGCGACTATGCCGATTTTCGGATTTCCTCCACGCCCTAA
- a CDS encoding type II toxin-antitoxin system VapB family antitoxin, which yields MPSNLAIDDKLLDKALKLGNFKSKRETVNKALEFFIQSRRRKKILDYVGKIDFEPQYDHKKERLRR from the coding sequence ATGCCGAGCAATCTCGCCATTGACGACAAACTACTCGACAAGGCCCTGAAGCTGGGGAATTTCAAATCCAAGCGCGAGACCGTCAACAAGGCCTTGGAATTTTTTATTCAGAGCCGACGGCGGAAGAAAATCCTCGATTATGTCGGGAAAATCGACTTCGAGCCTCAATACGACCATAAAAAGGAAAGACTGCGGCGTTGA
- a CDS encoding PIN domain nuclease, with protein sequence MSILVDTSVWSLMLRRKSAGDHPASLFLQACIRDQASLFLTGLVFQEILQGIRSRSQFKKIRGYLLDFPFLEATPTVHEKAAEIFNQSKKSGFNASTLDCLIAAVAIHHRCRLLTADSDFNELSKYSSLETIDY encoded by the coding sequence TTGAGCATCTTGGTCGACACCTCGGTCTGGTCTTTGATGCTGCGCCGAAAGAGCGCCGGCGATCATCCGGCTTCCCTTTTTCTTCAGGCTTGCATTCGCGATCAAGCTTCCCTTTTTTTGACGGGCCTTGTCTTTCAAGAGATCCTTCAAGGAATTCGCTCTCGGAGCCAGTTTAAAAAAATACGAGGCTACTTGCTCGATTTCCCCTTCCTCGAAGCCACTCCCACGGTGCATGAAAAAGCCGCCGAAATTTTCAACCAATCTAAAAAATCGGGCTTCAATGCCTCCACTCTGGATTGCTTGATCGCTGCCGTCGCGATCCATCACCGTTGCCGGCTGTTGACCGCAGATAGCGACTTCAACGAGCTTTCCAAATATTCGTCCCTTGAGACGATCGACTATTAG